The window GAAACCAGACAAGAGCTCCAAAGAGACAGGAGAATTGAGATTGTTTGATGTCTCACTCTGAGACATCTCTCTTGTTGTAATAGAGGATAAACCGTTTCTACTACCACTCCCTTGGTTAGTGAATCTAATGCGGCTGTCACCTCTATTTACTGATCTCTGACTCCCACCCGAAGCATCATTCAGAATGCAATGCCTAGCCCGTCTACTATCTGAAACAGAACCTCCTCTCGGGTTAAAGACAAGACGTCTCTCTTCAGAAGGTAGTTCTGATACTATCTTTTTGCCTCTAGCTGAGGAGCTAGAGCTGCTTTCTCCATAGACTCTTCTCTTACTGATTGTATCCACCTTCCCACTAAGTCTTTTCTCCAATCCAAAACCACTTAACAACGGGCTGCATCCTCGGTTTGTTGACTGGCTAGAAGGACCAGGACGAAACTCTTGCTTGCTCAATCCAAATCTCTGCCTAAAGCCTTTCTTGGCTCTTGAGCTTGATGGCAAGTCTGAGGATTCCACTACCTTTAGTTTGTTGTGAACTCTTGGTTCTTCTTCCAAGATCTCTGTCTCTATCTCGTCCTCGCTACCTTTGCTGCTCTCTGATGAATCAATAGCTACCTGAGGCTGCTTCTCATTTTTCACAGAAGAGGAGCTAGAGATAGAGACAGGAATCTTAGAGGAGGTTCCAATGACTTCCTTCCCATTTGGTGAAGAGCGGCTTGAAGTTGAAGACCACACTGCTTTCTCTTTCTTGTATGAAGAGCCAACGAACCGAGTGAACTTCATAGATTTTTTCTCATCACTGCAAATACTGTTGTTAAATCTGTCTCTCAGGACAACACCAGAACCCTTCTTTGTGTCCGGTCGCCCCTCAATGGCTCTTTTGCCTGACCACCGGTCCATGAACTATTTGGATGGATGCAATACCTGTAACAATTATAGTTTATCACAAAGTGTTTATACGCATGAAAGGAGCAAACTCTTGAAGCAAAAACTATTACTATAACCTGCTATAACCTGAAGTGCAATAGTTTTCCGACCGGACATAAAAGCATCATTTGAAGAAAACGATAGTCTAACTACCACTCTTGTAATTGGGATTCAGAAAATAGGTTTAGGGGcgcctaatcaataatcttTTCTAAAGGGCCTAATCAACGcctagccaaaaaaaaaacattagaaaaATGAAACCTTTCATTAGATCATCCAAAGGATTCTTTTTTTTCACATGtcaatatataattatctaGACAATAGACTAGTTATGAACCTGAACTAAACAATCAAATCTCATGAACGTAAAGAGAAACAAATCTTAGTTTTTCTAGACTTTCTCTTCTAATATCTTCCATGTTTTGTGTTTTTCACAAGTAAAACACAACAGagatttgttttaaatatatattacccGGTCCAGACAAGAGATTCAAGAACAATAATAACATGATTCGTTTTCAATACATCAGAAGAAACACAGAAGTCAATAtgaccaaaaaatatataaaaatgatagATTATCCAGAGAGAACCAAAGAGAAGATAGAAGCTAA of the Brassica rapa cultivar Chiifu-401-42 chromosome A03, CAAS_Brap_v3.01, whole genome shotgun sequence genome contains:
- the LOC103862052 gene encoding E3 ubiquitin-protein ligase Iruka, coding for MDRWSGKRAIEGRPDTKKGSGVVLRDRFNNSICSDEKKSMKFTRFVGSSYKKEKAVWSSTSSRSSPNGKEVIGTSSKIPVSISSSSSVKNEKQPQVAIDSSESSKGSEDEIETEILEEEPRVHNKLKVVESSDLPSSSRAKKGFRQRFGLSKQEFRPGPSSQSTNRGCSPLLSGFGLEKRLSGKVDTISKRRVYGESSSSSSARGKKIVSELPSEERRLVFNPRGGSVSDSRRARHCILNDASGGSQRSVNRGDSRIRFTNQGSGSRNGLSSITTREMSQSETSNNLNSPVSLELLSGFPDFGSLSSQDSFRNYNLDGISEILPELDRIEQDIELNYEELLIMETGLLLGGLSFYDQHRDMRLDIDNMSYEELLALEERIGTVSTALTEEAISKSLKTSIYQMKPSNDHKEDAKCSICQEEYTIGDEVGRLHCEHAYHLKCVQEWLRMKSWCPICKTIADTSSSSSK